One window of the Shewanella maritima genome contains the following:
- a CDS encoding ABC transporter permease subunit, which yields MRLISQLHEERKMTPLGRIWQAFVDNPFALVGLWIVGFLVLLTILAPFIAPYSPEAQHSHAILMPPSWDQTGSVEFFFGTDDLGRDIFSRVLHGVQLTFGMSLLIVLVSLTIGSIIGAISGMMTGLKSSILGHLFDALLSIPSLLMAILVVAVMGPGLTNVFWAVGIALVPQFIRAIHQAVHDELQKEYVTAARLDGANTFEIFWYVIMPNVWDVLIIQVTMAISAAILDVAALGFLSLGAQAPSPEWGAMMAQGLDNLLLAPWTITIPGAAILITVLSINLVGDGLRSALAPKRN from the coding sequence ATGCGTCTAATTAGTCAACTCCATGAAGAGCGCAAGATGACGCCACTCGGGCGCATTTGGCAAGCCTTCGTTGACAACCCATTTGCACTGGTTGGCTTATGGATTGTTGGGTTTCTTGTTCTACTAACCATACTTGCGCCATTCATTGCGCCATACTCTCCTGAAGCGCAGCACTCACATGCTATTTTGATGCCACCATCGTGGGACCAAACAGGCTCAGTAGAGTTCTTTTTTGGAACGGATGATTTAGGTCGCGATATTTTTAGCCGCGTATTACACGGTGTGCAGCTAACCTTTGGTATGTCGTTACTCATAGTATTGGTATCACTCACTATAGGCTCCATTATTGGTGCTATTTCAGGCATGATGACCGGGCTTAAGTCGAGTATTTTAGGCCACCTGTTTGATGCACTATTGTCTATTCCATCACTTCTGATGGCGATACTGGTCGTTGCTGTAATGGGACCAGGGTTAACCAATGTGTTTTGGGCTGTGGGAATCGCACTCGTGCCGCAGTTTATCCGCGCAATTCATCAGGCGGTCCATGATGAACTACAAAAAGAGTACGTCACCGCAGCAAGGTTAGATGGTGCCAATACTTTTGAAATATTTTGGTATGTGATTATGCCCAACGTTTGGGACGTACTAATTATTCAAGTCACAATGGCAATCTCAGCGGCGATTTTGGATGTTGCCGCGTTGGGCTTTTTAAGCCTCGGCGCTCAAGCACCAAGCCCTGAATGGGGAGCAATGATGGCACAAGGATTAGATAACCTGTTACTGGCTCCTTGGACGATTACCATTCCAGGGGCTGCGATTTTAATTACCGTATTATCCATTAACCTGGTTGGTGACGGGCTTCGCTCGGCGCTGGCACCTAAAAGAAACTAG
- the pspB gene encoding envelope stress response membrane protein PspB — protein MDLDLLIAPIIIFLVVVAPIWLILHYRSKRQVSQGLTEEEFAQLNELIDQADKMGQRIETLEAILDSESPEWRAKHEHN, from the coding sequence ATGGATCTGGATCTACTTATTGCCCCAATTATCATTTTTCTAGTAGTTGTGGCGCCAATTTGGTTGATTCTTCATTATCGCAGTAAGCGACAAGTGAGCCAGGGACTCACAGAGGAAGAATTTGCACAGTTAAACGAGCTAATTGACCAAGCAGATAAAATGGGTCAACGCATTGAGACATTAGAAGCGATTCTAGATTCTGAGTCTCCAGAGTGGAGGGCAAAACATGAGCACAACTAA
- the pspC gene encoding envelope stress response membrane protein PspC: MSTTNGRTLYRNPTSGKIAGVCAGIADYFNFETWLVRVLAVSIFLLGGSGFVFIIYIALWMILDTKPSEAQPKQASDIELKKKVWQAGEPAKKALFDVNRNFRQLEIRLQRLERHVTSDNFDLKRQIDNL, from the coding sequence ATGAGCACAACTAATGGTAGAACACTCTACCGTAACCCGACATCAGGGAAGATTGCCGGTGTTTGCGCAGGTATTGCTGACTACTTCAACTTTGAAACCTGGTTAGTGCGCGTATTAGCTGTTTCTATCTTCTTATTAGGTGGTTCGGGCTTTGTATTTATCATCTATATTGCATTGTGGATGATACTTGATACCAAACCCTCTGAGGCGCAGCCAAAGCAAGCTTCAGATATCGAGTTAAAAAAGAAGGTATGGCAAGCTGGTGAACCAGCAAAAAAAGCACTGTTTGATGTTAATCGTAATTTCAGACAGTTGGAGATCCGCCTACAAAGATTAGAGCGACATGTCACCTCAGACAACTTTGATCTAAAACGGCAAATCGACAATCTATAG
- a CDS encoding ABC transporter permease produces the protein MWRYLFRRINLFFATSLVLLGVLFVATGLFPVEKPTALSGITAPNAVQLEQITHDYQLESGSLNQFIAYISQRLSGNLGVSVNSQQDVAAELISVLPASFELAFVAGLIAMVFGVPLGMFAALTKNKLLQRLILTLTLTGYSVPVFWLGLTLLLWFGVNLNWLPTSGQINLLYDIPPVTGIMLIDTLLLDSNYAMAAFKDAVMHLILPAITLAVLPFTMVTRITRQALKTVMEQPYIRAAEARGLRTSRILIRHALPNALIPVLKSIGLMLGTFASYGIIVEMIFSWPGVGNWLISGIYQRDYTVIQAGILSVSLLIIAMSILIEFIHAAINPVSRKELYASN, from the coding sequence ATGTGGCGTTATTTGTTTAGACGCATCAATTTGTTTTTCGCGACTTCGCTAGTATTGCTCGGCGTGTTGTTTGTAGCTACTGGCTTGTTTCCTGTCGAAAAGCCAACTGCATTAAGCGGTATCACTGCACCTAATGCCGTGCAGCTTGAGCAAATAACCCATGACTACCAACTAGAAAGCGGCAGTTTAAACCAATTTATCGCTTACATTTCCCAGCGACTTTCTGGCAACCTTGGAGTGTCGGTTAACTCACAACAAGATGTAGCAGCTGAGCTAATTAGCGTGCTACCCGCTTCGTTTGAGCTTGCTTTTGTTGCCGGCCTCATTGCCATGGTGTTTGGCGTACCGCTGGGTATGTTCGCCGCACTGACCAAAAACAAATTACTGCAAAGATTGATTTTAACCCTTACTTTAACCGGCTACTCAGTGCCGGTGTTTTGGTTAGGTTTAACCCTGCTACTCTGGTTTGGCGTTAACCTTAATTGGCTGCCAACGTCGGGGCAAATCAACTTGCTTTACGATATTCCGCCAGTCACCGGCATCATGCTTATCGACACCTTATTGCTAGATAGCAACTATGCAATGGCGGCATTTAAAGATGCAGTGATGCATCTCATTTTGCCCGCTATCACCTTAGCGGTACTGCCCTTCACTATGGTAACGCGTATCACCCGTCAGGCGCTGAAAACCGTGATGGAGCAACCCTACATTCGCGCAGCCGAGGCGCGAGGCTTACGAACATCACGCATTCTTATTCGCCATGCGCTGCCCAATGCGCTCATTCCGGTACTCAAGAGTATTGGTCTCATGCTAGGCACCTTTGCCAGTTACGGCATTATTGTTGAGATGATTTTCTCCTGGCCTGGGGTTGGCAACTGGCTCATTTCTGGTATTTATCAGCGTGATTATACTGTCATTCAGGCAGGCATTTTGTCGGTATCGCTACTGATTATTGCTATGAGCATTTTGATTGAGTTTATCCATGCGGCGATTAACCCTGTAAGTCGAAAGGAGTTGTATGCGTCTAATTAG
- a CDS encoding ABC transporter substrate-binding protein, which produces MLKLFKPWLFFISSAGLMLTSGCSEPQLPTGIVYCSEGNPESFNPQLVTSGTTIDATSHQIYNRLIGYSATTKEFESELATRWQVSDDGLSYRFWLRENVTFHDNNHFSPSRYFNADDVLFSFERVIDYNHPFHDVSRTGYPYFQSINLSGLVSRIEKVNDFEVVFHLNRSDASFLFNLATDFAVILSAEYGQYLLDNQRAEELDFFAIGTGPYKLHKYVKNDHIRFKPHVSFWGEKVAAEQLVYDITTNSTARLTKLITGDCNVSALPKPAELAVLKQQQDIRVDSSPGLNVAFWAFNTQKPPFDDLRVRQALSHAIDKQKILDLVYNNTAVEATGLLPPASWAYSKIYEPNEYNPQKAKALLDEANVKQLSIDIWAMPVARAYNPNAVKMAELMQEDLAQIGVSTNIISYDWSVFTQKLSEANYDSVLIGWNADNNDPDNFFSPVLSCSALRSNNNYSRWCDNGFDHLLSLASSLTKQPDRKVYFQSAEAIIADRVPIVPIAHAQKMVLHNKSITNLQIRPYGGISFANAKQLMVQEQDIVEEQRLEEEQQ; this is translated from the coding sequence ATGCTAAAGCTATTCAAACCTTGGTTGTTTTTTATTTCATCTGCCGGCCTGATGCTGACATCTGGCTGTAGTGAACCACAACTTCCTACGGGTATTGTTTATTGCAGTGAAGGTAACCCAGAGAGCTTTAACCCCCAGTTAGTGACCTCAGGTACAACGATTGATGCCACTTCACATCAAATCTATAACCGTTTAATTGGCTACAGCGCAACAACTAAAGAGTTTGAAAGCGAGCTAGCTACGCGCTGGCAAGTGTCAGATGACGGCCTCAGTTACCGCTTCTGGTTAAGAGAAAATGTCACCTTTCATGACAACAATCATTTCTCACCTAGCCGTTACTTCAATGCCGATGACGTATTGTTCTCTTTTGAGCGTGTTATCGACTACAACCACCCTTTTCATGATGTGAGCCGCACTGGCTACCCTTATTTTCAAAGTATTAATTTATCTGGCTTAGTCAGCCGCATTGAAAAAGTGAACGACTTTGAGGTGGTGTTTCATCTAAATCGCAGCGATGCCAGCTTTTTGTTTAACCTTGCCACCGATTTTGCGGTGATTCTGTCCGCTGAATATGGTCAATACCTACTGGATAATCAGCGCGCCGAAGAGCTCGATTTTTTCGCCATTGGCACAGGACCGTACAAATTACATAAATACGTTAAAAACGATCATATTCGCTTTAAGCCCCATGTGAGTTTTTGGGGTGAGAAGGTCGCTGCCGAGCAACTGGTGTATGACATCACCACAAATAGCACCGCGAGACTAACCAAGCTAATCACTGGTGACTGTAATGTCTCCGCGCTGCCAAAACCTGCTGAGCTTGCAGTGTTAAAACAGCAACAAGATATTCGCGTAGATAGCTCGCCAGGACTCAATGTGGCGTTTTGGGCGTTTAACACCCAAAAGCCGCCGTTTGATGATTTACGTGTGAGACAAGCGTTATCCCACGCAATTGATAAACAAAAAATCCTCGATTTGGTATACAACAACACCGCAGTTGAAGCGACCGGCTTGCTGCCACCTGCATCCTGGGCTTACTCAAAAATTTATGAGCCCAATGAGTACAACCCGCAAAAAGCCAAAGCATTACTAGATGAAGCCAACGTTAAACAACTTAGCATCGATATTTGGGCAATGCCTGTGGCACGAGCCTACAATCCCAATGCAGTTAAGATGGCAGAATTAATGCAAGAAGATCTGGCCCAAATTGGCGTTAGCACTAACATCATCAGCTATGACTGGAGCGTGTTTACCCAAAAACTCAGCGAGGCTAACTATGATTCCGTGCTGATTGGTTGGAACGCTGACAATAACGACCCAGATAACTTCTTTAGCCCAGTACTGAGCTGCAGCGCCCTGCGCTCTAATAACAACTATTCACGCTGGTGTGACAATGGCTTTGATCACCTGCTATCACTGGCAAGCAGCCTAACCAAGCAGCCAGACCGAAAAGTTTACTTTCAGTCAGCCGAAGCGATTATTGCAGATAGAGTACCGATTGTTCCTATTGCTCACGCGCAAAAAATGGTGCTACACAACAAAAGCATCACTAATTTACAGATAAGACCTTATGGCGGCATTTCGTTTGCCAATGCTAAGCAGCTCATGGTGCAAGAGCAGGACATTGTAGAGGAACAGCGTCTTGAGGAGGAACAGCAGTAA
- the pspA gene encoding phage shock protein PspA, which produces MGIFSRFADIVNSNISALLDKAEDPEKMVRLIIQEMEDTLVEVRSTSAKVLAEKKELLRRIGKVQQQVQDWQAKAELALSKDREDLAKAALMEKQKTVTLLETLEMELQVVEEHITRLKDEVAQLQEKLNDARARQKTIIMRNQTATSRLEVKKQLDSSKIDDAMLKFEQYERRVEGLEAQVESYDVGKKNTLADEFAALEAEDSINDELAALKAKVKSKKSTKTEA; this is translated from the coding sequence ATGGGAATCTTTTCTCGCTTTGCAGATATCGTAAATTCAAATATCAGCGCTTTACTCGATAAGGCTGAAGATCCAGAAAAAATGGTTCGCCTTATCATCCAAGAAATGGAAGACACCTTAGTTGAAGTACGCTCAACTTCAGCAAAAGTGTTAGCTGAAAAGAAAGAACTACTGCGCCGCATTGGTAAAGTGCAACAGCAGGTTCAAGACTGGCAAGCAAAAGCTGAACTAGCACTGTCGAAAGACCGTGAAGATTTAGCAAAAGCGGCACTAATGGAAAAGCAAAAAACCGTAACCTTGCTTGAAACATTAGAAATGGAGCTACAAGTAGTTGAAGAGCATATCACGCGTCTAAAAGACGAAGTTGCACAACTACAAGAGAAGCTAAATGATGCGCGTGCTCGTCAAAAGACCATCATTATGCGTAATCAAACTGCGACTTCGCGCCTTGAAGTAAAAAAGCAGCTTGATTCAAGCAAAATTGATGATGCGATGCTTAAGTTTGAGCAATATGAGCGCCGCGTTGAAGGTTTAGAAGCGCAAGTTGAGTCTTACGATGTAGGTAAGAAGAACACCTTAGCCGATGAGTTTGCTGCATTAGAAGCTGAAGACTCTATCAATGACGAGTTGGCAGCACTTAAAGCCAAGGTGAAATCTAAAAAATCAACTAAAACTGAAGCTTAA
- the fabV gene encoding enoyl-ACP reductase FabV: MIIKPRIRGFICTTTHPLGCEANVKQQIETTKAKGKIANGPKKVLVIGSSSGYGLSSRIAAAYGSDAATIGVFFEKPGTEKKPGTAGWYNSAYFDKFAKADGLYSKSINCDAFSHEAKDKVIELIKQDLGQVDMVVYSLASPVRKMPDSGELIRSSLKPIGDKYTATAVDTNKDTIIETSVEPATEQEIADTVTVMGGQDWELWMSALSDAGVLTDNCKTVAYSYIGTEITWPIYWHGALGKAKMDLDRAANALNDKLSQTGGSANVAVLKSVVTQASSAIPVMPLYIAMVFKKMREEGLHEGCMEQIYRMFNERLYRGDGQAAEVDDSNRLRLDDWELRDNIQQHCRDLWPQVNTENLSELTDYVEYKEEFLRLFGFGVEGVDYEADVNPEVDFDVISL; encoded by the coding sequence ATGATTATTAAACCTCGCATTCGTGGCTTTATTTGTACCACAACGCATCCATTAGGCTGTGAAGCCAACGTTAAACAACAAATTGAAACCACCAAAGCGAAAGGCAAAATCGCTAACGGCCCTAAGAAAGTACTGGTTATCGGCTCATCTAGTGGCTATGGTCTTTCTTCTCGTATTGCTGCGGCATACGGCAGCGATGCAGCGACTATCGGTGTGTTCTTTGAAAAACCTGGCACAGAGAAAAAGCCAGGCACAGCTGGTTGGTATAACTCAGCTTACTTCGACAAGTTTGCAAAAGCTGACGGCCTATATTCTAAAAGCATCAACTGTGATGCATTCAGCCATGAAGCCAAAGACAAGGTTATTGAGCTAATCAAACAAGACCTAGGTCAAGTTGATATGGTGGTGTACTCACTAGCATCGCCAGTGCGTAAAATGCCTGACTCAGGTGAATTGATCCGCTCATCACTAAAACCAATTGGTGATAAGTACACAGCAACAGCGGTAGACACCAACAAAGATACAATTATCGAAACCTCTGTTGAGCCTGCAACGGAGCAAGAAATTGCCGATACCGTTACCGTAATGGGCGGCCAGGATTGGGAATTATGGATGTCAGCCCTAAGCGATGCTGGCGTATTAACCGACAACTGTAAAACCGTTGCTTACAGCTACATCGGCACTGAAATTACCTGGCCAATCTACTGGCACGGCGCACTAGGCAAAGCCAAAATGGACTTAGACCGTGCCGCAAATGCGTTAAACGACAAACTAAGCCAAACTGGCGGCAGTGCAAATGTTGCTGTTCTTAAGAGTGTTGTCACTCAAGCAAGCTCGGCTATTCCTGTTATGCCACTGTACATTGCGATGGTATTTAAGAAGATGCGCGAAGAAGGCCTACACGAAGGTTGTATGGAGCAAATCTATCGCATGTTCAATGAGCGCTTATACCGCGGTGACGGTCAAGCGGCAGAGGTTGATGATAGCAACCGCCTACGCCTTGATGACTGGGAGCTGCGCGATAATATTCAGCAACATTGCCGCGACCTATGGCCACAAGTGAACACTGAAAACCTAAGTGAACTAACCGATTACGTAGAATACAAAGAAGAGTTCCTACGCTTATTCGGCTTTGGTGTAGAAGGTGTTGATTACGAAGCTGACGTTAACCCAGAAGTGGATTTCGACGTAATTTCGCTGTAA
- a CDS encoding YcjX family protein — MSLLDRSLNKLTAQTQSLINRTTDRHVRLAVTGLSGAGKTAFITGLVNQMLNSCGPSQNKLPLWQVSRESRLLGVKKTLQPDLGIASFDYHGALTSLQSDTPLWPASTRNITELRLAIRYRPEQGVLAKLTDTATLYVDIIDYPGEWLLDLPMMQLSFSQWCLSQASRTELLKQSEYYEAFSKQASQLPLNEQADEQVLKQLAELYQTLLVDLVRNKGFYNAQPGRMLLPGEFENTPLLAFVPLLALSDSEHQKANEYASDSYYQVLKQRYQEYVSQVVKPFYQDYFSKFDRQVVLVNCLSALNKGRGQFDDMGQALNHILQSFQFGQSSLLRRLFSPKIDKLLFCASQVDRVTRDQQGNLLKLLNDMLKQSHHLATFEGCDVETMAISAIKATKHGMVKTANGQQEVVNGFTRDNQSLTVYPGEVPSRLPKTDFWQQQGFNFTEFNPQPASSDGHFDHIRLDHLLEYLLGDKLL, encoded by the coding sequence ATGAGTCTGCTTGACCGTTCGCTAAATAAACTGACTGCTCAAACTCAATCTCTTATCAATCGCACCACAGACCGCCATGTTCGCCTTGCGGTGACAGGCCTTTCTGGCGCAGGAAAAACTGCATTTATTACTGGCCTTGTCAATCAAATGCTTAATAGCTGTGGCCCCTCACAAAATAAGCTACCGCTTTGGCAAGTCAGTCGTGAGTCACGACTGCTTGGGGTTAAGAAAACCCTGCAGCCAGATTTAGGTATTGCTAGCTTTGATTATCATGGCGCGCTAACCAGTTTGCAATCAGATACCCCTTTATGGCCAGCATCGACCCGCAATATTACTGAGCTGCGTTTAGCTATTCGCTATCGCCCAGAGCAAGGCGTATTAGCCAAGCTAACCGATACCGCGACTTTGTATGTTGACATTATTGATTATCCAGGCGAATGGTTGCTTGATTTACCTATGATGCAACTAAGCTTTAGTCAGTGGTGTTTATCCCAGGCTAGCCGCACTGAGCTGCTTAAGCAAAGCGAGTATTATGAAGCCTTTAGCAAGCAGGCAAGTCAATTACCACTTAATGAGCAGGCAGATGAACAAGTGTTGAAGCAGCTTGCCGAGTTGTATCAAACTTTGCTGGTGGATCTGGTGCGAAACAAAGGCTTTTATAATGCGCAGCCAGGAAGAATGCTATTACCGGGAGAGTTTGAAAACACACCATTACTCGCCTTTGTTCCATTGTTAGCGTTAAGCGATAGCGAGCATCAAAAGGCTAATGAATACGCTAGCGACAGCTATTACCAAGTGCTTAAGCAGCGATATCAGGAATACGTATCACAGGTGGTGAAACCGTTTTATCAAGATTATTTTTCAAAGTTTGACCGCCAAGTGGTCTTGGTCAATTGCTTGAGCGCGTTAAATAAAGGTCGTGGTCAATTTGATGATATGGGACAGGCGCTTAACCACATTTTACAAAGTTTCCAGTTTGGTCAATCGAGCCTATTACGGCGTTTGTTTTCACCCAAAATTGATAAGTTACTTTTTTGCGCCAGTCAGGTGGATAGAGTGACGCGCGATCAACAAGGTAATCTGCTCAAGCTTCTCAATGACATGCTAAAACAGAGCCATCACCTAGCGACATTTGAGGGCTGTGATGTCGAAACCATGGCGATTAGCGCCATTAAGGCCACTAAACATGGCATGGTGAAAACCGCAAATGGTCAACAAGAAGTGGTGAATGGATTCACTAGAGATAACCAAAGTTTGACAGTGTATCCGGGCGAGGTGCCAAGTCGGTTACCTAAGACTGACTTTTGGCAACAGCAAGGTTTCAACTTTACTGAGTTTAACCCGCAGCCTGCTAGTAGTGATGGTCACTTTGATCACATTCGTCTTGATCATTTACTTGAGTACCTGCTCGGCGACAAGTTGTTATAG
- the pspF gene encoding phage shock protein operon transcriptional activator: protein MSKQFQQDNLIGQSNALLEVLEHVSKIAPLSKPVLIIGERGTGKELIAERLHYLSARWDQSFIKLNCSSLSENLLESELFGHESGAFTGAKGKHEGRFERADGGTLFLDELANTSGLIQEKLLRVIEYGEFERVGGSKTVQTDVRLICAANEDLPSLAENGEFRADLLDRLAFDVITLPPLRNRTEDIMELAEYFAINMARQLGLDFFGGFSPLATEQLMIHSWPGNIRELKNVVERSVYREGSEGQEIQNIVLDPFASPYRPKKRVKTIERQAQVPVAVTETNEPAATTQEPSEKQQAPAAVSFPLNFKEHTEQQEISLLQQALAEGQFNQKKTAELLGLSYHQLRGILKKYNLLDKA from the coding sequence GTGAGTAAACAATTTCAACAAGATAACCTCATCGGCCAGTCCAATGCTCTATTGGAAGTACTAGAGCATGTGTCAAAGATTGCCCCTCTGTCTAAACCCGTTCTGATTATTGGTGAACGTGGTACGGGTAAAGAGCTAATAGCAGAAAGACTACATTATTTATCAGCAAGATGGGATCAAAGTTTTATCAAGCTGAACTGTTCATCATTAAGCGAAAACTTACTTGAAAGTGAGCTATTTGGTCATGAATCAGGTGCGTTTACGGGGGCTAAAGGTAAACACGAAGGCCGCTTTGAGCGCGCTGATGGCGGCACGTTATTTTTAGATGAATTAGCAAACACGTCTGGTTTGATCCAAGAAAAGCTACTTCGGGTAATCGAATACGGAGAGTTTGAACGTGTTGGCGGCAGCAAAACAGTGCAAACTGACGTGCGCCTTATTTGCGCCGCTAACGAAGACTTGCCGTCACTAGCTGAAAATGGTGAGTTTCGTGCTGACTTACTCGACCGCCTAGCTTTTGATGTGATCACCTTGCCGCCGCTGCGTAATCGCACCGAAGATATTATGGAGCTTGCCGAATACTTCGCAATCAATATGGCACGTCAACTTGGATTAGACTTTTTTGGCGGATTTAGCCCGCTCGCCACTGAGCAGCTAATGATCCACTCGTGGCCTGGCAATATTCGTGAGCTTAAAAACGTCGTTGAACGCAGCGTTTACCGTGAAGGCTCAGAAGGGCAAGAGATCCAAAACATCGTCCTCGACCCTTTTGCCTCACCATATCGACCTAAAAAACGCGTTAAAACCATTGAGCGCCAAGCGCAAGTGCCAGTTGCAGTAACAGAAACCAACGAACCGGCTGCAACAACTCAAGAGCCAAGCGAAAAACAACAAGCGCCAGCAGCAGTTAGCTTCCCGCTGAACTTTAAAGAGCACACAGAGCAACAAGAAATAAGCTTACTGCAACAAGCCTTAGCTGAAGGACAATTTAATCAAAAGAAAACTGCTGAGTTACTGGGGCTAAGTTACCACCAACTGCGGGGTATTTTGAAAAAATACAACTTGCTAGATAAAGCATAA
- a CDS encoding oligopeptide/dipeptide ABC transporter ATP-binding protein gives MPLLDIRNLTIELDTDEGVVKVLEKVSLTLNNGEVHGLVGESGSGRTLLAKAILGVLSPNWRIKADRMMWNGNNLMDMSSKERRMLMGSEIAMIFQDPVASLDPIRSVGSQLLEAIKPNKALPFWKRSKDVQQTAEKWLHKVGIKHTKKLMNSFPWELSDGECQKVMIAMAVANRPKLLIADEPTNSMEVSMQAQIYRLLSQLNQLQDVSILLISHELETLTKWCDKLTVLYSGQVMESGPTQAIVDQPYHPYTYALLKNLPEHTGKMRHKALLPSLPGSSASLHHLPAGCRLGPRCPEAQRKCVQQPYLSHQKDRYFACHYPLNNERDEYDQPLT, from the coding sequence ATGCCACTACTGGATATTCGCAACTTAACCATTGAGCTAGATACCGACGAAGGTGTGGTAAAAGTGCTCGAAAAAGTTAGCCTAACCTTAAACAATGGTGAGGTACATGGACTTGTGGGCGAATCTGGCTCAGGGCGCACCCTTCTCGCTAAAGCGATCCTTGGTGTGCTCAGCCCTAACTGGCGCATTAAAGCTGATCGCATGATGTGGAATGGCAACAATCTCATGGATATGAGCTCAAAAGAGCGCCGCATGTTAATGGGCAGCGAAATCGCCATGATATTTCAAGACCCAGTTGCCAGCCTTGATCCCATTCGCAGTGTTGGCAGCCAGTTACTAGAGGCTATCAAACCCAATAAAGCTCTGCCCTTTTGGAAACGCAGCAAGGATGTACAGCAGACCGCTGAAAAATGGCTACATAAAGTCGGCATTAAACACACTAAGAAGTTGATGAACAGCTTCCCTTGGGAGTTATCGGACGGCGAATGTCAAAAGGTCATGATTGCTATGGCAGTTGCTAACCGCCCTAAACTGCTGATTGCCGACGAGCCTACCAACTCCATGGAAGTCAGTATGCAGGCACAGATTTATCGCTTACTGTCACAGCTAAACCAACTGCAAGATGTGTCAATTTTATTGATCAGCCATGAGCTGGAAACGCTGACTAAATGGTGCGACAAGCTAACCGTACTTTATAGTGGTCAGGTCATGGAGTCTGGCCCAACACAAGCCATCGTTGACCAGCCATACCATCCATACACCTATGCGCTACTTAAGAATTTACCAGAGCATACAGGTAAAATGCGCCATAAAGCTTTACTTCCTAGCTTGCCAGGTTCATCTGCATCTTTGCACCATTTACCCGCAGGATGCCGATTAGGGCCGCGCTGCCCTGAAGCCCAGCGCAAGTGTGTGCAGCAACCTTACTTAAGCCATCAAAAAGATCGCTACTTTGCCTGCCATTATCCGTTAAACAATGAGCGTGATGAATATGACCAGCCCCTTACTTAA